In Juglans microcarpa x Juglans regia isolate MS1-56 chromosome 8D, Jm3101_v1.0, whole genome shotgun sequence, the following are encoded in one genomic region:
- the LOC121241979 gene encoding non-specific lipid transfer protein GPI-anchored 3-like has protein sequence MASMNMNLTLFLLFSSWVFLGYSQSMGLNTFLQGGSSESAASMPCVQKLLPCKEYLKPPVSMPPASCCVPLKEMLTDDVNCLCRVFDNPEILKSFNVTQDDALKLPKACGSNADISLCKKAAGMPASSASSPPSSDDSKSAAAAYGVSQFGGSGLAALFLALLFISAFQA, from the exons ATGGCTTCCATGAACATGAATTTGACAttgtttcttctcttttcttcatGGGTTTTCCTGGGTTACTCTCAATCGATGGGCCTCAACACCTTTCTTCAAGGAGGTTCATCAGAGAGTGCTGCTTCAATGCCATGCGTGCAGAAACTCCTTCCATGTAAAGAATACTTGAAACCGCCGGTCTCCATGCCGCCGGCGTCGTGCTGTGTGCCGCTGAAGGAGATGCTCACCGATGATGTCAATTGCCTCTGCCGTGTTTTCGACAATCCTGAGATTCTAAAGTCGTTCAACGTTACCCAGGACGATGCCTTGAAGCTTCCAAAGGCCTGCGGTTCCAACGCCGACATATCATTATGCAAAAAAG CAGCGGGGATGCCAGCAAGTTCAgcttcttcccctccctcctCCGATG ATTCAAAAAGTGCAGCAGCAGCATATGGGGTCTCTCAGTTTGGTGGGTCTGGTTTGGCAGCTCTCTTTCTGGCTCTATTGTTCATTTCAGCATTCCAGGCTTGA